The DNA segment TGTGCCGCAGCATCGATATGGGTTTATTCCAAGAAAACCAAGGGTGTCAAAACACCCGAGACATTGGCTTCGGATGTGATCAAAATGCCGAGGGAATTTAGCTACAAGGAGCTAAAACTTGCTACCAAAGGGTTCGATTCTAATAAGGTCATCGGACATGGTGCATTTGGGACGGTTTACAGAGGTATATTGCCTGCCACGGGTGACATTGTGGCGGTCAAGAGATGTAGCCACGCCGGACAGGGGAAGGCCGAGTTTTTATCCGAGTTGTCGATCATTGGCACGCTTAGGCATAGAAATCTTGTTAGGCTTCAAGGTTGGTGCCACGAGAAGGGTGAAATTTTGTTGGTTTATGACTTGATGGCCAATGGTAGTCTGGACAAGGCATTGTTTGAGTCGAGAATGGTTTTACCTTGGCCTTATAGGCATAAGATTTTACTCGGTGTGGCTTCGGCTTTGGCCTATTTGCACCAAGAATGTGAGAATCAGGTGATTCATAGGGATATCAAGGCCAGCAACATCATGTTGGATGAAGGGTTCAATGCAAGATTAGGAGACTTTGGGTTGGCTAGGCAGATTGAGCATGACAAGTCTCCGGATGCAACCGTGGCTGCCGGCACAATGGGATACTTGGCTCCCGAGTACTTGTTAACTGGCAGAGCAACCGAGAAAACCGACGTTTTTAGCTATGGGGCGGTCGTCCTGGAGGTGGCAAGTGGGCGGAGGCCTATTGAGAAAGAGGTTATAGGGGTAGGGAAAGTTGGGGTGAGCAGTAATCTGGTGGAATGGGTGTGGAGTTTGCACAGAGAAGGAAGGTTGATGGTGGCATTAGATCCAAGGCTTGGGAACGAGTACAACGAGGAGGAGATGGGACGAGTGCTAATGATCGGGCTCGCTTGTTCGCACCCGGACCCGATGGCTCGACCAACAATGAGGGTTGTGGTTCAAATGCTGGTGGGTGAAGCTGAGGTCCCAATTGTACCAAGAACTAAGCCAACTTTGAGTTTTAGCACATCCCACCTTTTGATGACCTTGCAAGATAGCGTGACTGATTTGAATGAGATAATCACCATTTCCACGTCCTCATCTGAGTCTAGTTTCACCGGCGGTGGAAGCAGTCACGGGCTCGACTTGTTGTGAACCTTGATAAACTCCGTGTTATGTAGATTGGATTCGATTTCGGCTACGTCTATTCATTAACTTATATACATTTATTAACTAAAACTATATGTATCTAACATTGTTGACTTCATTTTTAGCCTAATGTACTATGTTATGATATTTGAAGGTTCGAGTGTTCCATCTTGTCCAGCTATTAGGCCACGAAAGAAGAAACTAAGTGAAATAAATGGAAGTGAATTTCTTGCATagggtttgattttttttggggTTTGTAGGTTGGTTGATGGTTGCTTTCACAAATCAAAACACTACTTTTGACAAAAGCGAACAAAAAAGCTTTTTAGTTATTGTAAAGTGCAAGTGATATGATTGAGAGAAGAAAGGTATAATAATATCTTTGTGAAGAATTTCTTGCACcaattatttgatcaattaaatAATAGAAAGGACCACTGATTTTTAACCCGACCTCAGTTGTTTGAACTGTTCTTCGTGCCTTACGGCATATATTCTGTctggaatatttatttatattgggCTGTGCTATAGTCTTGAAAaaaattaacttttttttttctttaaaatacaAGTACAAATTTGATTTAGATTACAAAATAAATGTCCACATTACAGATGTTCAATTTTTTTAGAATACAAAAACAATCTTAATTTAAATTCTACAGATAATAAGTAATCGTTCGTATTACATACAAGACTTTTTTTTAAGAGTATTAGTATAATTATAATCTAGATTACAAAGATATATAGTAATAATTACCCGCACTACAAACGAGATTTAATCAACGTGAACTCGAGACTTATTTATTTTGCACAATAAATAAAGCTTCTGTTatcccgagaaaatatttcaacccgagcccgtttataatgggtCTGCTAGATATGACCAGGACTGGTATTTATGGGCCGACCAGGGCTGGGCCTAGTATGCCGTACGCATCTTTTTTATAATTCGAGTGAAACTCTGATACATGTGAGATAAGTATGGATTTCTCAAATATTCATAAGATAGAGATAAACTTAAGAAGGgtccaatggatgaagagtcctagtccaGGATATGTTATAATTCTACTAGGTAACTTATTCTattttctcctataaatacaggtattgttatggttttatttattattcattACTTACTCttcattattcatcacacattactctcacttttacattcacgcactcatatctctcagttttcgcattaatcataccctctgccttcaagacactgacttaggcatcggaggggtcacgccgaaaacaccttcggcgtccctttgacctagctgttgcttgtgcagttTCGCCACACCCGACCCGACCTACTTTCTAAAggatttggaggatccattctaccagaccgaacccgaggtaaaattccgacatcatcaattggcgccgtctgtggaaatttgaagaaaaagagtttcgaTGGCTAATCAGAATGGAAATCACCCAAATTTAGAGGAGTTAGTAACTCAGGCTGTTCAGAGGGCTTTGGCGGAAAGGGATGAGGCCAATCCTCCGCACCTCGATCATAATGCCCACCTCGAGGAGATCAAAAAGTTGAAGGAGGAGATGGAGCAGTTAAGGAAGAAGCAGGTCGGGTACCTAGCTACCACAACCAGAAACATTCCTTTTACTCAGGAGATATTGGACGCCGACTTCCCCAAGCAGTTCAAATTGCCTCATGTTGGAGAATATGATGGCAAGGGAGATCCTGAAGACCATTTAGCGCGCTTCGAGAATGCAGCTCTGTTGCATAAATACTCTGATCAGATTAAGTGTCGGGCTTTTCTTACTACTCTCATAGGACCAGCCCAGCAATGGTTCAATATGTTACGCTTCGGAGAGATCAAGGAATTCAAGGATTTTAGCAAATCCTTCATGCACCACTTCGCCAGTAGCAAAAAGCATCCTACCACTACTTTCAGTCTCTTCGCAATTAAGCAAAGGGAGCATGAAAATTTGAGGGCATATATCCGCAGGTTTAGTGCTTTGGCTCTTGAGGTACCCACTGCGACACCAGATCTGCTTATCAGTGCCTTCATGCAAGGGCTGGatacaaaagattttctcaAATCCCTAATAAAAAGACCAGCGAAAACATACGAGGAACTACTCGCCCGAGCGGAGAAATATGTCAACATGGAAGAAATACAGGTTTCTAGAGCTGCTGTGAAGAGGGAACGACCAAAAAGTCCAAAGGGTAATAGGGTTCCTAATCATAATTCGGGAATGGGACAGCCATTCCGGCCCATTTTGTTGGGAGAGTTCACTTCTCTCACCCCTTTACGCATGAACAAAGTACGAGCTTTACAAATTTGTGACGATCGTAAACTCACGCAGAGGCCTCCCTGGGCTGAGAAGGGACCTCGTAATAGGGAATCAGATAAATATTGTCACTTTCACAATGAGTATGGGCATACGACAGAGGACTGTCGTCAATTAGatcaagaaattgaaagaataatACAGCAACACTCTGAATTAAAAAACATATTGACTCGGCAGGAAAGGTATCGCCCGAACAAGGGACAGGGAGGAAGGTCAAGACAAAGAGCCAGGACTGCTCCTCCCCATGAAGATTTCAACCAACCCAATCAAGAACAACCCAATGATGACCGAGCTCATCAGAGACCAGCCCCGCCCGCTCGAGGAATTATCAACATGATTTCTGGAGGTCCTACTGATGGTGATTCTAACCGAGCTAGGAAGACTAGCAGCAGAAAGTTAATGAGTATGGAGATTGACAATCAGATTGTCCATACTGGCCCGACCCTCTCTTTTGGACCGGAAGATATGAAAGGGGTGGCTAGCAACCATAATGACACACTAGTAATAAGAGCTATGATCGCAAATTATGATGTAGCCCGGATATTTGTGAATTCAGGCATCTCTGTCAACGTTCTATTTCAGGAAGCAATAAGTCAAATGGATTTGGGGCAGTACAAGATAGAACCAGTCGTAACATCACTTTTTGGTTTCACAGGTCATGCCATCCGACCTGTGGGGTTAGTACATTTACCCTTAACTCTGGGTAAAAGCAGCCTCCGCAAAACCAGGATTGTGAGTTTCATTATTGTTGACGCTCCGTCTGCCTACAATGCCATACTAGGCAGACCTGCCATGACCACTTTCATGGCTGTGGCATCAGCCCTgcatcagaaaataaaattccCGGTGGGAAATGAGGTTGGTGAGGTAGAAGGGGACCAAATCATAGCTCGCAAATGTTATGTAGAGGAAGTCAGAATAGAGCAAAAGGTTGCCAGGACTGATAATGTTGGCAGACCTGGACTTTCTGTGATGGAAAAAGTCAACTTGATAGAGGACACATCTGTCACCACTGAAGAAGAAATTGAGGAAATCATGATATCACCTCCCTCTGGGGTGGTGAAAATTGCTCACACCCTTGAAACACGGTTGAAGCAATCGCTACTGGAATGCTTGGAAAAAAATAAGGATGTCTTTGCATGGTCGGTTTCCGACCTGACAGGGGTACATCGGGAAGTGGCAGAGCACAAACTCAATATAATAAAGAGTTGTCGTCCTATTATCCAAAAGAAACGGCACTTCGGTCCCGAAAAGGATGCGGTTATAAAGGAACAAGTGGACGAATTACTCAGAGCGGGACACATTGAAGAAATCTACTTCCCGACCTGGTTGTCCAATATAGTGCAGGTGCCAAAGTCCTCAGGCAAATGGCGCATGTGCGTGGATTTTTGGGATCTAAACAAGGCTTTTCCCAAGGACTGTTATCCGTTACCCAGAATTGATCAACTTGTCGATTCGACAGCAGGACACGAGCTGCTCTGCTTCTTGGACGCCTATCAAGGATATCATCAAATCCCATTAGCCAGAGAGGACAAGGATAAAGTAAGTTTTGTGACGTCAACAGGAACATATTGTTACGTAGTTATGCCATTTGGGCTCAAAAATGCTGGGGCTACATATCAAAGGCTGATGGATAAAGTATTCGAGCAACAAATTGGGAAGAATATCGAAgtctatgtagatgatattcTGGTCAAGACCCGAACTACGGACCAGTTTATTACCGACTTAACTCAAACCTTTCAGACCCTGAAGCGCTACCAGCTTAAGCTAAACCCTAACAAGTGTACTTTCGGAGTCCGAGCTGGAAAGTTTTTGGGTtatattgtaacacccggtattttaaatacgtaaatccgcatgcataattaggatatttaattatttaaatttgtgatttatgggttaaataattatgtgaattatttgtgcatgatttaatttattttttaagcatttaacccataattagtgattttacgatttttagtattttaattgttttgatcgcggagacgggaccgtggacggacgagatgacaactttctagccaatttattccatgagcatttttagagcccaaaaatattattttgagttttattacctcaaaatttttagtatttaattttatataattttaggagtccatttttatccaaatttagccattttaatgacttttaattatttttaaaattcccttaaattgtaatttcgggattttaaattgagttatcagattttaacttttatttgaaagtttaagttgtatatttttatatttaaaaccttttatctatatttaattaacctatattttaattaaaacaaaaacaaaacctaatctacccaaaccccacgttaattccatcagccgccaccccaccccatattcatcatcttcttcggctAGCAGCCTCCACGAAGAACACCATAGCTtgattttgaagcttccaagtcggttgtcatcgccccgtcgtcccggaatcgttctacgcactcctttctcttcaaactatggtgcaaggcatgattctttctctatttTTCGTGCCATATCAGTTATTATGCATGTGTGTGTGTAGGCATCAAACTTTTCATTGAAATTTTCAGTAAAACAAATCGGATTTCTGGGAGGTATGCACATGGTTCTTTGATTTCATTAAcatactcacgtttttatgattatgggcgtgcatggctgctggtccaCAGTTCAGAGgggtcttagggtccctaggctggGTTTGGTTGGATGGTTAAGGCTGGAACAGGGCTGGAGTCGAGCTGCATCAGTTCTGGGTCCAAGGGTGCTCAGGTTCAGGGTTCTGAGGAAaagacttcgttctccttctcCAGGCCACTATTTTGGGTGAGGCCTGAAGGGTTTGAACCATCTAGATGTTGAttaggattgagaagtggtttcacggaaaaatatggccggagtagGAAGAACGATCGAAAGTCCCGGCGCTGCTCAGGTCTGCGTGCAAGTCTAGGATAGGCTGACTTGCAGAGgtccgttctccttcgttatgcCATCATtttggctggtttttagctttttGGAAACGTCTTTGAGTGCACTACGTTCATGAGGTGGTTTCATGGCCAAATGTTTCTGGAGCAGATGGCACGAATGAATCTCGTGGAACTGCTCAAACTGTTGGCCGAGAAAGGGGTAGGGAGAGGAGGTTTTGGGCTAGTTTCGCGTCTGGgccgggtctgagtggtccgagtcgggtcagtagggtagtgggtcgggttaagttggtccgggtccgggttggtgggccgggctcgagtctttttaattttaaagtattttatgatttaattggtttttgggccatttaatttgaaataaaatattttgggttccatttaattactttgggttaaatttaagtatttgggcttaattaatttaattaagtgagcccactaatttttatgggctttagggcccatggaagtcattgggccagtctttgggctttcgggcccattgggccagattaagttgtttttgggcctaaaatgttttaatgggctttaattatttaattgggcttagaataatttttattgggcttaagtatgttattgggccagtctcagtgttaatgggctagatttaagtaaatgggcttgggtgttagggccagcagtccagtacaatccatgagaaatttgcatgtgtcctgaatatatatttaattattttatgcatgggagttattttaatatttatatgttagtatgaaattaaattaaatatatatgaaggacacacattttaattaagtacatgcattcatgaaataattttatgtacgattaaatgtttaaggttgagcaataagaaaatattttatgttggaagttgaagtagtgtgacaatttgagatttgagggggattctcgtccccatatgtgaactattgaagggcaatttactgccaatttaagagatgattcgtcaccgccacgtacgttggtttccacgctgatcagtatttaatgtatgatttaaggttacactacggatacaaccatgcgatgttagaaaattactttgctcaacaatagatatgtattatgatatttgagtaatttaagttaagttatggtatgatattttgaagcatgctcattcatgtatatgttatgtattagtattaaattgatttaaatcattttaaacccttgttatgttagcatgttgggcctctaggctcactacactggtatggtgcaggtgagtacgtagaggaggatgtagctcctaccggcggcgaggacatatgagcggacatgcagtgaccccgtgaccgtgatagatgtctgagtcgttatgcatgttttgaatatttttagtatgttacatttttaagtaattttcagtggttgggttttggaatgttattttaaatatttttagtgcatgcagtttttaattattttctcatgacagtattttaattaaatgtagactcagatatttattttattaaagaattcatttttatttaagttatttatttatttatttatttttaaatctttttattctgtgcatatatgtatgggcatatatgtacatattttatttagtaagtaaaaaaaaaaaaaaaatttccgcatatttatttattaattatagagttagggtcgtttcatataTGGTCACGCAAAGGGGAATAGAAGCTAATCCTGAAACAGTTCAAGCTATCATTTCTATGAGCTCCCCTAAGAATATACATGAAGTACAGAGATTAACGGGAAGAATTACAGCACTGGCTCGATTTATAAGCAGATCGGCAGATAAAAGCCTCCCTTTCTTTAAAGCATTAAGGAAAACGAAGAATTTTGAATGGAATGAAGAAAGTGAGAAAGCATTCCAAGACTTGAAGGCTTACTTAAAACAATTACCCGTATTGAATAAACCTACCCAAGGGGAAGAATTGTTCTTATATTTGGCAGTTACACCCCGAGCAGTCAGTTCAGTCCTTGTCAAAAAGGACGGAATGAATCATCAGCCCGTATATTTCGTCAGTCACGCCCTGAGGGGACCCGAGCTCAATTACCTGACTCAGGAAAAGCTTGCTCTAGCTTTGATCATCACAGCAAGAAAATTAAGGCCTTATTTTCTCTCACATCCTATTACTGTACTCACCAATAGTGCTTTGGGAAAGATCGCAGCTAACCCGGATGTATCGGGTAGACTGGTCAGATGGATCACAGAATTGAGTGAGTACGATATCAAATATGAAGCTCGAACAGCTATAAAAGCCCAAGCCCTAGCTGATTTCTTGGCAGAAACAATTCAGCTAGAACAAGAAG comes from the Henckelia pumila isolate YLH828 chromosome 1, ASM3356847v2, whole genome shotgun sequence genome and includes:
- the LOC140866668 gene encoding uncharacterized protein is translated as MVTQRGIEANPETVQAIISMSSPKNIHEVQRLTGRITALARFISRSADKSLPFFKALRKTKNFEWNEESEKAFQDLKAYLKQLPVLNKPTQGEELFLYLAVTPRAVSSVLVKKDGMNHQPVYFVSHALRGPELNYLTQEKLALALIITARKLRPYFLSHPITVLTNSALGKIAANPDVSGRLVRWITELSEYDIKYEARTAIKAQALADFLAETIQLEQEELWKIFVDGSSCKSGSGAGIVIISPWGEETKISIRLDFRASNNEAEYEALLLGLKAARNLGVSRAILYSDSQLAFQQGNGKFEVKDDKMRKYANALDKAKEGFTDLKLELISRTENIKADHLARLASALSDRPDPIVTGRELVSQLETLDDMLAQVPEGDWRYDIHKYLTTKELPSDNKKAREKEKGPPLCHDQSNSVQAILLSTFVKMLGPG
- the LOC140891670 gene encoding L-type lectin-domain containing receptor kinase VIII.1-like yields the protein MSLLSCRFCSIVAKILLLSLFLAGNSFSDTVFDFGTLTLTSLKFLGDAHLSNGSVRLTRDLTVPNSGAGKVLYAKPVKFRRPGTQNPASFSSFFSFSVTNLNPSSIGGGLAFVISPDDQYVGDSGGYLGVTDRKNTLNGVVAVEFDTLMDIQFKDINGNHVGLDLNSMISTQASDLELIGVDLKSGDLVNSWVEYSGTTRTINVYVSYSNMKPKEPIISTIFDLNEYILNDFMFVGFSGSTQGSTEIHCIEWWSFSSFFDDDTGYNSVFPTGRSPPPPANLMNPTADTVKPPPPSLAPVESDHNDTTAIQEKENNNGKCHNQLCKDGPGAVVGVVTAGAFFLVFCAAASIWVYSKKTKGVKTPETLASDVIKMPREFSYKELKLATKGFDSNKVIGHGAFGTVYRGILPATGDIVAVKRCSHAGQGKAEFLSELSIIGTLRHRNLVRLQGWCHEKGEILLVYDLMANGSLDKALFESRMVLPWPYRHKILLGVASALAYLHQECENQVIHRDIKASNIMLDEGFNARLGDFGLARQIEHDKSPDATVAAGTMGYLAPEYLLTGRATEKTDVFSYGAVVLEVASGRRPIEKEVIGVGKVGVSSNLVEWVWSLHREGRLMVALDPRLGNEYNEEEMGRVLMIGLACSHPDPMARPTMRVVVQMLVGEAEVPIVPRTKPTLSFSTSHLLMTLQDSVTDLNEIITISTSSSESSFTGGGSSHGLDLL
- the LOC140866659 gene encoding uncharacterized protein, whose protein sequence is MANQNGNHPNLEELVTQAVQRALAERDEANPPHLDHNAHLEEIKKLKEEMEQLRKKQVGYLATTTRNIPFTQEILDADFPKQFKLPHVGEYDGKGDPEDHLARFENAALLHKYSDQIKCRAFLTTLIGPAQQWFNMLRFGEIKEFKDFSKSFMHHFASSKKHPTTTFSLFAIKQREHENLRAYIRRFSALALEVPTATPDLLISAFMQGLDTKDFLKSLIKRPAKTYEELLARAEKYVNMEEIQVSRAAVKRERPKSPKGNRVPNHNSGMGQPFRPILLGEFTSLTPLRMNKVRALQICDDRKLTQRPPWAEKGPRNRESDKYCHFHNEYGHTTEDCRQLDQEIERIIQQHSELKNILTRQERYRPNKGQGGRSRQRARTAPPHEDFNQPNQEQPNDDRAHQRPAPPARGIINMISGGPTDGDSNRARKTSSRKLMSMEIDNQIVHTGPTLSFGPEDMKGVASNHNDTLVIRAMIANYDVARIFVNSGISVNVLFQEAISQMDLGQYKIEPVVTSLFGFTGHAIRPVGLVHLPLTLGKSSLRKTRIVSFIIVDAPSAYNAILGRPAMTTFMAVASALHQKIKFPVGNEVGEVEGDQIIARKCYVEEVRIEQKVARTDNVGRPGLSVMEKVNLIEDTSVTTEEEIEEIMISPPSGVVKIAHTLETRLKQSLLECLEKNKDVFAWSVSDLTGVHREVAEHKLNIIKSCRPIIQKKRHFGPEKDAVIKEQVDELLRAGHIEEIYFPTWLSNIVQVPKSSGKWRMCVDFWDLNKAFPKDCYPLPRIDQLVDSTAGHELLCFLDAYQGYHQIPLAREDKDKVSFVTSTGTYCYVVMPFGLKNAGATYQRLMDKVFEQQIGKNIEVYVDDILVKTRTTDQFITDLTQTFQTLKRYQLKLNPNKCTFGVRAGKFLGYIVTPGLESSCISSGSKGAQVQGSEEKTSFSFSRPLFWLFGNVFECTTFMRWFHGQMFLEQMARMNLVELLKLLAEKGVGRGGFGLVSRLGRV